TGGCTCGCGGGAATGAGCGCCTCTCTATTCCTCATCCTGCTGTCCTCCTCGAGCTACGTCGCTTCCCTTCCTTTCATTCGCGAAGCGTGGGGACTGAACAATACCCAGTCGGGCGTGATCTTCTCTTCGTACCTGGCCGGCTATGCCATTTCGTCTCTGCTCCTTGTACCCTTCACCGACCGGTTCAATCCAATTCGGATCCTGTTTATTGGCGTTGTATTGACGGCGAGCAGCGGTTTGCTGTTTCCCAAACTGGCGGAGGGGTTGTGGTCCGCCTGTCTGCTGCGATTCGCCTACGGAGTCGGTCATGTATGTGTCTACATCACCGGGATCCGCCTGGCGTCGCACCGGTTTGCCGGCCGTAGCCGGGCTACGGCCGTCAGCGTCTTCGTGGGATCAGGTTACGCCGGTACGACGGTTTCGTACGTTTTCATGGGCATCTTGCTGGACTGGTTGGACGGATGGGAGCCGGCATTTCTATCGACCACGCTTCCCGGTCTGGCAAGCGTTGTAATTGTTGCAATTCTTTCCTCCGGACGAAGTGCTCGGCCCCCACATGAGGAGAGTCGCCATGGAAATCGGGGCTGGCTGTCCCTGGCGCCGCTGCGCGACCGCCGGCTGATGCTGGTGATCATGGCCTATGCGCTGCACACCGCAGAACTCTTCGTAGCCCGCCTGTGGCTGCCGCTGCTTCTCGTTGCCGCACTCATGATGACGGGGTTTGATTCGGAAGTCGCTGCTTCGCGCGCCGCCACCCTGGCCGGCTTCATGTTCATGACGGGCATCTTCAGCGTGCTTTTGGGTGGATGGATGTCGGACCGATTCGGGAGAAACAGAACGGCGACTTTGATCTTCACGGTAAGCGGCATCTGTTCTTTTCTTGCCGGATGGCTGGTTGGACTTCCGATTGCCTGGCTGATTGCGCTGGGTTTCCTTTACGGGTTCTTTACGGCTGCCGATTCCGCCATTTACTCGACGGCCGTGACGGAACTCGCCCCGAGGAACCTGGTCGGGTCCGCACAGGCCGTGCAGTCCTTCATCGGGTTTGTCGTGGGAACCGGGGCGCCGGTTGTCGCGGGATCGATACTCGACCTTTCCGGCGGGCCGTCGGCCTGGATCCTGGTGTTCAGTTTCAACGGCGTGTTGGCCGTGGCGGGCATAGCGTGCCTGTTGTGGCTCCGGCGCATTCCGACCTCGAGCGTTACTTCGTAGATATCGTGCAACACGCTGGTTAAAAGGTGCGCAACATGCTGGTTGAAAGGTGCGCAACACGCTGGTTGAACGGGCAGATTACTTAAAAAACTTAACAAATTCGCGGTTTAGACAATTGATGCTTTCTATCTCTGTAGCCGATCCGTAAATTAACAGCCCGCTGACATACCAGATTCGCACCGAGCAGCACGAAACCATCCACTAACCGATGCACTTACCACCGAACAAGCAAATGCGTCCATTTGAAAATCCATCGCGGCCTGTATCCGTCTCCGGCCTTGGAACGTCCGGCCCCGGAACGTCGGGATTCGGATCGGCAGCCTGCCGCCGGCGCATTCTTGCTCCGGTCACGCTGCTCATCGCCCTGGCCGTCCTGGTTTCCTGCGGCGAGGATGGCCCTACCTCGCCCGATCCCGTGGATCCGCCCCGAGCCGCCAGGATAAACGTCGTTTCCGGCGACGGGCAGCGCGCGCTTGCCGGTTCGAGTCTGCGGGAACCGGTCGTGGTCCAGGTGCTCGACGAGGAAGAACAGCCCCTGCCCGGTGCGCTCGTCCTGTTTTCACCCAACCATGGTGTAACCGAACCGACAACCGTCGGAACCGGACCGGACGGCATGGCCGCCGCCCACTGGACGC
The window above is part of the Gemmatimonadota bacterium genome. Proteins encoded here:
- a CDS encoding MFS transporter produces the protein MSKLSPSNHSGTSDNTGTSQSGGTLSARADLAWLAGMSASLFLILLSSSSYVASLPFIREAWGLNNTQSGVIFSSYLAGYAISSLLLVPFTDRFNPIRILFIGVVLTASSGLLFPKLAEGLWSACLLRFAYGVGHVCVYITGIRLASHRFAGRSRATAVSVFVGSGYAGTTVSYVFMGILLDWLDGWEPAFLSTTLPGLASVVIVAILSSGRSARPPHEESRHGNRGWLSLAPLRDRRLMLVIMAYALHTAELFVARLWLPLLLVAALMMTGFDSEVAASRAATLAGFMFMTGIFSVLLGGWMSDRFGRNRTATLIFTVSGICSFLAGWLVGLPIAWLIALGFLYGFFTAADSAIYSTAVTELAPRNLVGSAQAVQSFIGFVVGTGAPVVAGSILDLSGGPSAWILVFSFNGVLAVAGIACLLWLRRIPTSSVTS